The following are encoded together in the Pirellulales bacterium genome:
- the ychF gene encoding redox-regulated ATPase YchF, with the protein MEAGIVGLPNVGKSTLFNVLTSSQAAQAANYPFCTIEPNEGIVSVPDPRLDRIAALIQPQRIVPAMLKLVDIAGIVKGASEGQGLGNKFLSHIREVDAILQVVRCFDDPDVTHVAGKVDPLSDIETIEMELMLADLQSIETSLPKAQRAAKGGDKELKLKADALEICQKQLAEGLPLRTLKLEETLRAAVKSYGFMTDKPILFVANVDENDLHGTGPLAQKVRDYAANHGANVVPVCAKLEAEIAELAPADRAEMLESVGLTEPALSVLAREAYRTLGLQSYFTAGEKEVRAWTIPIGATAPQAAGVIHTDFEKGFIRAEVYSLPDLETYKTEKDLRAAGKLRTEGKGYVMADGDICHFLFNV; encoded by the coding sequence ATGGAGGCGGGAATCGTCGGTTTGCCAAATGTGGGTAAAAGCACGCTATTTAACGTGCTTACCAGCAGTCAAGCGGCCCAGGCCGCCAACTATCCCTTTTGTACGATTGAACCAAATGAAGGGATCGTCAGCGTGCCGGATCCGCGGCTAGATCGGATTGCCGCCTTGATCCAACCCCAACGCATCGTTCCCGCCATGCTCAAGCTGGTGGATATCGCGGGTATCGTCAAAGGGGCCAGCGAAGGGCAGGGCCTGGGTAACAAATTTCTTAGCCATATCCGCGAAGTTGACGCTATTTTGCAGGTGGTTCGCTGTTTTGACGATCCCGATGTCACGCACGTCGCGGGCAAGGTGGACCCGCTGTCAGATATCGAAACGATCGAAATGGAGCTAATGCTGGCGGATTTGCAATCGATTGAGACATCCTTGCCAAAGGCGCAGCGGGCCGCCAAAGGAGGGGACAAAGAGTTAAAACTCAAGGCCGACGCCCTAGAAATCTGCCAAAAGCAACTCGCCGAAGGATTGCCCCTGCGGACATTAAAGCTAGAGGAAACACTTCGCGCGGCGGTAAAAAGCTACGGCTTTATGACGGATAAACCAATTTTGTTTGTCGCGAATGTGGACGAAAACGACCTGCACGGCACGGGACCCCTGGCCCAGAAAGTCCGCGATTACGCGGCGAACCATGGCGCCAATGTGGTTCCGGTTTGCGCCAAGTTGGAGGCCGAAATTGCCGAACTAGCCCCCGCGGATCGGGCGGAAATGCTGGAATCCGTCGGCCTGACCGAGCCAGCGCTCAGTGTACTAGCGCGCGAGGCTTACCGCACGCTGGGCCTGCAAAGCTACTTTACCGCGGGAGAAAAGGAAGTTCGCGCCTGGACGATTCCCATCGGAGCAACAGCACCGCAGGCGGCCGGGGTGATTCATACGGACTTTGAAAAAGGCTTTATCCGGGCCGAAGTCTACAGTTTACCCGATTTGGAAACCTATAAAACCGAAAAAGACCTGCGCGCCGCGGGAAAACTACGGACCGAAGGGAAAGGGTACGTAATGGCTGACGGCGATATTTGTCATTTCTTATTTAATGTGTAA
- a CDS encoding SpoVG family protein → MDITEVRIKLTEDSSERLQAFCSITFDHCFVIRDLKIIEGTNGPFVAMPSRKLTAHCPQCGCKNHLRAGYCNQCGMRLPPDRVVKDEDGRAKLYADIAHPINSVCREMIQEKVVAEYYLELERAKQPGYVSRYDDYDYEDFHPARNTHARHNPPHYAKSAAPDKPAQHAPRAPHVKHQPPPSANHHNHPPAGQAGDFGAGIF, encoded by the coding sequence ATGGATATCACCGAAGTACGCATTAAACTAACCGAAGATAGCAGCGAGCGCTTGCAGGCGTTTTGCTCGATTACATTTGATCATTGCTTTGTCATTCGTGATCTCAAGATCATCGAGGGGACAAATGGCCCTTTCGTGGCCATGCCCAGCCGCAAATTGACGGCGCATTGTCCCCAATGTGGCTGTAAAAATCATTTGCGGGCTGGTTATTGCAATCAATGCGGGATGCGATTGCCCCCCGACCGCGTGGTAAAGGATGAGGATGGCCGGGCCAAGCTTTACGCCGACATCGCCCATCCCATCAATTCTGTCTGCCGAGAAATGATCCAAGAAAAAGTGGTGGCGGAATATTATTTGGAGTTGGAACGGGCCAAGCAGCCGGGCTATGTTTCGCGGTATGATGATTACGATTACGAGGATTTTCATCCCGCGCGCAACACCCATGCCCGCCATAATCCGCCGCATTACGCCAAATCCGCCGCGCCGGATAAACCCGCCCAGCATGCCCCCCGCGCGCCCCATGTCAAACACCAGCCCCCCCCCAGCGCCAATCATCATAACCACCCTCCCGCCGGTCAAGCGGGGGACTTTGGAGCGGGCATTTTTTAA
- a CDS encoding class I SAM-dependent methyltransferase, which produces MPTLSLPAEVTKSPLRPVTGPGSFPATPASDNSPASKLLAKLRCPRCQGAFSSAVNGQAAHPGATASSGELPDLVCHPCGITAQQVHRSGAENVQIRCGGFTTSDVKTDWLNQVKESAKRVLGPRYQLAIDQISPVYTGFLNRRINRFLASFDLQREFVADLGSGPLRHDPRIICCDGMNYENVNLVTDLQQLPLAANSLDGVISVAVLEHVTHPQAHVAEMLRVLRPGGRVLCFIPFLQGYHASPYDYQRFTISGMRQLFADFQITSVEPAAGPTSALVWIMQEWLAMVLSLGIRPLYKLLMPLTYVLSPLKYLDVLLRHHPAAANIDSGFVIEASKPRVEEASPTLSAPGGKAPLAGPHF; this is translated from the coding sequence ATGCCTACGCTCAGTTTGCCAGCGGAAGTCACCAAATCACCCCTTCGCCCCGTTACTGGCCCAGGCTCCTTCCCAGCCACGCCAGCCAGCGATAATAGTCCCGCCAGCAAACTGCTGGCCAAATTGCGCTGTCCCCGCTGCCAGGGGGCATTTAGCTCCGCTGTCAATGGGCAGGCGGCACATCCTGGAGCAACTGCTTCCTCCGGGGAGTTGCCCGATTTAGTATGTCACCCCTGTGGCATCACCGCCCAGCAGGTACATCGTTCTGGCGCCGAAAATGTGCAAATTCGTTGCGGGGGTTTTACCACCAGCGATGTCAAAACCGACTGGCTTAACCAAGTCAAGGAATCCGCCAAACGGGTGCTGGGTCCGCGCTATCAGTTGGCGATCGACCAGATTTCCCCCGTGTACACCGGGTTCTTAAATCGGCGGATCAATCGCTTTTTGGCAAGTTTTGATTTGCAACGGGAGTTCGTCGCCGATTTGGGTTCGGGGCCGCTGCGGCATGACCCCCGGATCATTTGCTGCGATGGCATGAATTATGAAAATGTGAACCTCGTGACGGATTTGCAGCAGCTTCCCCTGGCGGCCAATAGCCTGGATGGCGTCATTAGCGTGGCGGTCCTGGAACATGTCACGCATCCCCAGGCCCATGTGGCGGAAATGCTGCGGGTATTGCGACCCGGGGGGCGGGTGCTGTGCTTTATCCCATTTTTACAAGGGTACCATGCCTCGCCGTACGATTATCAGCGTTTTACGATCAGCGGCATGCGGCAGTTGTTCGCCGATTTTCAGATCACCAGCGTGGAACCCGCCGCTGGGCCGACATCCGCTTTGGTTTGGATCATGCAGGAATGGCTGGCAATGGTGCTCTCATTGGGCATTCGACCCCTGTATAAGCTGCTCATGCCGCTGACGTATGTGCTATCACCATTGAAGTACCTGGACGTGCTGTTGCGCCATCATCCGGCGGCGGCAAATATCGATAGCGGGTTTGTGATCGAAGCCAGCAAGCCTCGCGTCGAGGAGGCGTCCCCGACTCTGTCCGCGCCCGGAGGAAAAGCGCCGCTCGCGGGACCGCATTTTTAG
- a CDS encoding alpha/beta hydrolase produces MPQNAKSKTRFIPRRWLGWGILLGLLYGSYVVVMYVSQRHIMFPGRHRSANEPLADHTGREIFWLERDGAKVEVWYLPPLMPNKIVNPPAAIHPVSATSPEKKQVVPSASAPLVIYFHGNGELIDDWPTLLQTYRSWGCGVALVEYPDYGRSSGEPCEATISANAVAAYDQLIKRPDVDPTRVVAHGRSMGGGAACALARERPLAALILESTYTSLIDMAGRYWLPGALCSERFDNLATVSTWQKPLLILHGKLDWTVPHEHGAALAAANSAATFISWTDRGHNDHPPNVMAAWGDIETFLQKAGVLNSQPGK; encoded by the coding sequence ATGCCACAAAACGCCAAATCCAAAACACGATTTATTCCCCGCAGATGGCTGGGATGGGGAATTCTCTTGGGATTGCTGTATGGATCTTATGTGGTCGTAATGTACGTTTCCCAGCGACATATTATGTTTCCCGGTCGGCATCGGTCGGCAAACGAACCGCTTGCGGATCATACCGGGCGGGAAATTTTTTGGTTGGAACGGGACGGCGCTAAAGTCGAAGTTTGGTATCTGCCCCCGTTGATGCCAAATAAGATCGTTAACCCACCCGCCGCCATCCATCCTGTAAGCGCCACCTCCCCGGAAAAAAAGCAGGTGGTTCCCTCCGCCAGCGCGCCGCTGGTTATCTATTTTCATGGCAATGGCGAGTTAATTGACGATTGGCCCACGCTATTGCAAACCTACCGCAGCTGGGGTTGCGGGGTCGCGCTGGTCGAATATCCCGACTATGGCCGCTCCAGCGGCGAACCGTGCGAGGCGACCATCTCCGCCAACGCCGTCGCGGCCTATGATCAACTGATCAAGCGGCCGGATGTGGATCCGACGCGGGTCGTCGCGCATGGACGATCCATGGGCGGCGGCGCGGCTTGCGCGCTCGCGCGGGAGCGGCCGCTGGCGGCGCTGATCTTGGAATCAACCTATACCAGCTTGATTGATATGGCGGGGCGCTATTGGTTGCCGGGGGCCCTGTGTAGCGAGCGTTTTGACAATCTTGCCACAGTTTCCACATGGCAAAAGCCCCTGTTGATTCTGCACGGCAAACTTGATTGGACTGTTCCCCATGAGCATGGTGCTGCCCTGGCCGCCGCTAATTCCGCCGCGACGTTTATTAGTTGGACTGATCGAGGCCATAACGACCACCCCCCCAACGTGATGGCGGCGTGGGGAGATATCGAAACTTTTTTGCAAAAAGCCGGCGTGCTAAATTCCCAGCCCGGCAAATGA
- the der gene encoding ribosome biogenesis GTPase Der produces the protein MAVPQVVIVGRPNVGKSSLFNWLAHKRLAIVDQTAGVTRDRLTYLLCEDDRFFEIVDTGGMGFDDPDNLNEAVESQIDAALESAAVILFVVDTRTGLTPADYDVAKRLRYIDVPTILVANKTDDDTYDTQADEFYKLGRGKLIRVSTLQNRNRRELLSMIVQRLPEPTAGDGQPADVDMKLAIVGRRNVGKSTFINTLAQAERVIVSEIAGTTRDSIDVRFELDGKTFVAIDTPGLRRRKSVTTDIDFYSKHRAERSIRRADIVFLFFDPMQPISKVDKQLCDYIEENYKPCIFVVNKWDLLHGELPTEKWVTYLRDTFRSMHHVPIAFITGKTGKNMKALINHAQMLFKQTQARVSTGELNRVIKAALKQNPPPIVKNKRLKIYYATQVDAAPPTIVLFCNDPLAIMPTYRRYLLGVFRDNLPFGEVPIKLYLRRREERTYSAADLMQPELREMISEEEPELLDDSLDDVLAEDVLGEDYNDELEESPSGISRG, from the coding sequence ATGGCAGTTCCCCAAGTCGTCATCGTTGGCCGGCCAAATGTCGGCAAGTCAAGTCTGTTCAACTGGTTAGCGCACAAGCGGCTAGCCATTGTGGATCAGACGGCGGGGGTGACGCGCGATCGTTTGACCTATTTATTATGCGAGGATGACCGCTTTTTTGAAATTGTGGACACCGGGGGGATGGGATTTGACGACCCGGACAATCTTAATGAGGCCGTGGAAAGCCAGATTGACGCCGCGCTCGAATCCGCGGCGGTGATTTTGTTTGTGGTGGATACCCGGACGGGGTTGACTCCGGCTGATTATGACGTGGCCAAGCGGCTCCGCTATATCGATGTCCCGACAATCCTGGTCGCCAACAAAACCGACGATGACACTTATGACACGCAGGCGGACGAATTTTATAAGCTAGGCCGCGGAAAATTGATCCGGGTCAGCACGCTGCAAAACCGCAACCGCCGCGAACTGCTAAGCATGATTGTCCAGCGGCTGCCGGAACCCACGGCGGGGGATGGCCAACCCGCCGATGTCGATATGAAACTGGCGATTGTGGGCCGCCGCAATGTGGGCAAAAGCACATTTATCAATACCTTGGCGCAGGCGGAGCGCGTCATAGTGAGCGAGATCGCGGGGACCACGCGCGACAGCATTGATGTGCGGTTTGAACTGGATGGCAAAACCTTTGTGGCGATCGACACCCCGGGGTTGCGCCGCCGCAAAAGCGTCACCACCGATATCGACTTTTACAGCAAGCACCGCGCCGAACGCAGCATTCGCCGCGCGGATATCGTGTTTTTGTTTTTTGATCCGATGCAGCCGATTAGCAAGGTTGACAAACAACTATGCGACTATATCGAGGAAAATTACAAGCCTTGCATCTTTGTGGTGAATAAGTGGGACCTGCTGCACGGCGAGTTGCCCACGGAGAAATGGGTCACGTATTTGCGCGACACGTTTCGCTCGATGCATCACGTGCCGATCGCGTTTATCACCGGAAAAACCGGCAAGAACATGAAGGCGCTGATCAATCACGCGCAAATGCTTTTTAAGCAAACCCAAGCGCGGGTCAGCACCGGCGAGCTAAACCGCGTGATCAAAGCCGCGCTCAAGCAAAATCCCCCCCCTATCGTCAAAAACAAACGGCTCAAGATTTACTACGCCACCCAGGTGGACGCCGCTCCCCCCACCATCGTGCTCTTTTGCAACGACCCCCTGGCGATCATGCCCACGTATCGGCGGTATCTCTTGGGCGTGTTTCGGGATAACCTGCCGTTTGGCGAAGTGCCGATCAAGCTCTACTTGCGTCGGCGGGAGGAGCGGACCTACAGCGCGGCCGACCTGATGCAACCGGAGTTGCGGGAAATGATTAGCGAGGAAGAACCGGAATTGCTGGATGACAGCCTTGATGACGTGCTGGCGGAGGACGTGTTGGGAGAAGACTACAATGATGAGCTAGAAGAAAGCCCCTCGGGAATATCGCGGGGATAA
- a CDS encoding glycosyltransferase family 2 protein — MLSAVIPVYNEVESLEPLYGELAAVARDQQLELEIVFIDDGSTDGSWRVIEELALRDARVRGIRFRRNFGKAAALSAGFAAARGEFVQTLDADLQDDPREIPRFLSALETGLDVVSGYKQIRHDPWHKVGPSRVFNALVSWLTGVKLHDHNCGMKCYRREVLGEVRLYGELHRFVPVLAAARGFKVGEIVIQHRARKFGASKYGFNRFIKGFLDLLTVKFLTGYGQRPQHLLGTIGLISFGLGLLGLVGLALGWSYDQIWGGAGQIQPLHQRPLLMYSMCAFLFGAQVLMTGLLAELLTAYYGPDHTAYSVAERTMAPPDDTSPGQPAGSIRPQHPARVTL, encoded by the coding sequence ATGCTCTCCGCCGTAATTCCCGTTTATAACGAAGTCGAGAGCCTGGAACCCTTGTACGGGGAATTGGCCGCGGTCGCGCGGGATCAGCAACTCGAATTAGAGATTGTGTTTATTGATGATGGCTCCACGGATGGTTCATGGCGGGTCATAGAGGAACTGGCGTTGCGGGACGCGCGGGTGCGGGGGATTCGCTTTCGCCGCAACTTTGGCAAGGCGGCCGCGCTGTCGGCGGGCTTTGCCGCGGCGCGGGGCGAATTTGTGCAAACCTTGGATGCCGATTTGCAGGACGACCCGCGCGAGATACCTCGGTTTTTGAGCGCCCTCGAGACCGGCTTGGACGTGGTTAGCGGTTATAAGCAAATTCGTCACGATCCCTGGCACAAGGTCGGACCCTCCCGCGTGTTTAATGCCCTTGTTAGTTGGTTGACGGGGGTTAAGCTGCATGACCATAACTGCGGCATGAAATGCTACCGCCGCGAAGTCCTGGGAGAAGTCCGCTTGTACGGCGAATTGCACCGCTTTGTCCCCGTATTAGCCGCGGCCCGCGGCTTCAAAGTGGGAGAGATCGTCATCCAGCACCGCGCGCGAAAATTCGGCGCGTCCAAATACGGCTTTAATCGCTTTATCAAGGGATTTTTAGACTTATTGACTGTTAAATTTTTGACCGGCTACGGTCAACGCCCGCAACATTTACTGGGGACGATCGGACTTATTTCCTTTGGGTTGGGACTGCTGGGGTTGGTGGGTTTGGCGTTGGGCTGGTCGTATGACCAAATCTGGGGCGGGGCGGGGCAAATCCAGCCATTGCACCAGCGTCCCCTGCTGATGTACAGCATGTGCGCCTTTTTGTTTGGGGCGCAGGTCCTGATGACTGGTTTATTGGCGGAATTGCTGACCGCCTATTATGGGCCAGATCACACCGCCTATAGCGTGGCGGAACGGACGATGGCGCCCCCGGATGACACCTCCCCGGGGCAACCCGCCGGGTCCATCCGGCCCCAACATCCCGCGCGGGTAACTCTCTAA
- a CDS encoding glycosyltransferase family 2 protein, giving the protein MIQKDFRQLSGTGSGNRLTSPLSANNPREALPTAELTTGLSVVVPVYRSQETLPPLVAELAAVLPQLASKYELLLVNDGSPDDSWPVIELLCQKYPWVRGIRMMRNYGQHNAILCGVRAARCGTIVTMDDDLQHPPAEISKLLAKLAEGHDVVYGTPSNLPHSWWRNFTSRFTKRAFALATGNHTIKDINAFRAFRTHLRDAFADFRSPQLQIDVLLSWGTNKFATTPVRQEPRSVGRSNYSFMKLVNHTMLLLTGFSTAPLRLASFTGLAFTALGFFVLAYAVIRYFVGEAQPGFPFIAAIISIFSGIQLFILGIIGEYLARMFNRSLERPPYVASEQIGQLALGDSALGDHSSTEIVDPANWKGTLPVCKAA; this is encoded by the coding sequence ATGATACAAAAAGACTTTCGTCAATTGAGCGGGACTGGTAGCGGCAATCGCCTGACCTCGCCCCTGTCCGCAAATAATCCACGGGAAGCCCTGCCCACCGCGGAACTGACCACGGGCCTGAGCGTAGTGGTCCCCGTCTATCGCAGCCAGGAGACGTTGCCCCCGCTGGTGGCCGAGCTAGCCGCCGTGCTCCCCCAACTTGCTAGCAAATATGAGCTGCTGTTGGTCAATGATGGCAGCCCCGACGATAGCTGGCCGGTAATTGAGCTATTGTGCCAAAAGTACCCCTGGGTGCGTGGGATTCGGATGATGCGTAATTATGGCCAGCACAATGCGATTTTGTGCGGGGTCCGCGCGGCCCGTTGCGGCACGATTGTCACGATGGATGACGATTTGCAGCATCCGCCAGCGGAAATTTCCAAGTTGCTCGCCAAGCTGGCCGAGGGGCATGACGTGGTGTACGGGACGCCGTCGAATTTGCCCCATTCCTGGTGGCGAAATTTTACCTCGCGCTTTACCAAACGGGCGTTTGCCCTGGCCACGGGGAATCACACGATCAAGGATATTAACGCCTTTCGCGCGTTTCGCACGCATTTGCGCGACGCCTTTGCCGATTTTCGCAGCCCCCAACTGCAAATCGACGTGCTGCTCTCTTGGGGGACAAATAAATTTGCCACCACTCCCGTACGCCAAGAACCGCGCAGCGTGGGGCGTTCCAACTACAGTTTTATGAAGCTGGTCAACCATACCATGCTCTTATTAACGGGTTTTAGCACGGCCCCTTTGCGGCTGGCTAGCTTTACCGGATTGGCCTTTACCGCGCTTGGCTTTTTTGTGCTAGCTTATGCGGTCATACGTTACTTTGTGGGGGAGGCCCAGCCAGGCTTTCCGTTTATCGCGGCGATTATTTCAATCTTTAGCGGGATACAGTTGTTTATCTTGGGGATTATCGGCGAGTATCTGGCCCGCATGTTCAACCGCAGCCTCGAGCGTCCGCCGTATGTGGCCAGTGAACAAATCGGCCAACTGGCGCTGGGCGACTCCGCCTTGGGGGATCATTCCAGCACCGAAATCGTCGATCCGGCAAACTGGAAAGGGACTCTCCCCGTTTGCAAAGCCGCATAG
- a CDS encoding DUF1598 domain-containing protein, with protein sequence MRERQFGPIFGAIASMLALLVFFSGPAVNSPLVGADRPPAVTSSGDTIADHLAAGEFSLALAQARKISSPSERDAAITRIATAQAAAGGRNAAIGTAFELSSDIVRVQMLREIGPSRPAHYLPVETATEINNNDAAGNTGGAEADFDALIDLITNTVAPDTWKINGGQGDVQGFEGGVYCDPTGLLVRRTTLDDTAQLAALQQKIQTENQQPRGTIEQPSALRKISLVRLEAAVQRALAEGRPLTDDLRYLAGLERIQYIFVYPQQRDIVIAGPAAGWRRDPEGRCLSTRTGAPVLHLDDLVVILRHMLSQENAIFGCSITPTKERLAATQEFLTASTQKPLPPGKQARDAWVEQIRQQLGRQKIEIYGLDPRTRAARVLVEADYRMKLVGIGLEPGVLGVTNYLDAIRVAPGESAPPLEVLRWWFAVNYQKVVRSVDGQAFAIRGQGVQVLSENELLDPDGTRQHTGNATDQNRQFTSSFTAKFEQLAQKYPVYADLRNLFDLALLGAIVQQHDLDQRAEWHMTCFGAEGSYQPQRDVAPAWVESVVNHRVVNKKQVIVGISGGVRVDLAKLADPDNLFTETKGFLHNEHKYHGHTRPQAAASWWWD encoded by the coding sequence ATGCGCGAGAGGCAATTTGGTCCGATCTTCGGTGCGATCGCGAGTATGCTGGCGCTCTTGGTATTTTTCAGCGGACCGGCGGTAAATTCCCCGTTAGTCGGGGCGGATCGCCCCCCTGCCGTGACCAGCTCTGGCGATACCATTGCGGATCATCTGGCGGCGGGAGAGTTCTCCCTGGCCCTGGCCCAAGCGCGAAAGATATCATCGCCATCGGAGCGCGATGCGGCCATCACTCGGATCGCGACGGCGCAGGCCGCCGCGGGGGGACGGAACGCGGCGATCGGAACCGCCTTTGAGCTTTCCAGCGATATCGTTCGCGTACAAATGCTGCGCGAAATTGGTCCCTCCCGTCCCGCACACTATTTGCCGGTGGAGACCGCGACTGAAATCAACAACAACGATGCCGCGGGAAATACCGGCGGAGCCGAGGCGGATTTTGACGCGTTGATTGACTTGATCACCAATACCGTCGCCCCCGACACCTGGAAAATAAATGGCGGCCAAGGAGATGTCCAGGGATTTGAAGGGGGAGTCTATTGCGATCCCACGGGTTTGCTAGTACGCCGCACCACGTTGGACGATACGGCCCAATTGGCGGCCCTGCAACAAAAAATTCAAACAGAAAATCAACAACCGCGCGGCACCATCGAACAACCGAGCGCCCTGCGCAAAATCTCCCTAGTCCGACTCGAAGCCGCCGTGCAACGCGCCTTGGCCGAGGGACGCCCCTTGACCGACGATCTGCGTTATCTGGCCGGTCTAGAACGAATTCAGTACATCTTTGTTTATCCCCAACAGCGGGATATTGTCATTGCCGGTCCCGCCGCGGGTTGGCGGCGCGATCCGGAAGGCCGCTGCCTGAGCACCCGCACCGGAGCTCCTGTGTTGCATTTGGATGATCTCGTGGTGATCCTGCGTCACATGCTCAGTCAAGAAAACGCCATCTTTGGCTGTTCCATCACACCCACCAAAGAGCGCCTGGCCGCCACGCAAGAATTTTTGACCGCGTCCACCCAAAAACCGCTTCCTCCCGGCAAACAAGCCCGCGACGCCTGGGTGGAACAAATCCGCCAACAGTTAGGGAGGCAAAAAATCGAAATTTACGGCTTGGATCCCCGCACCCGCGCGGCCCGGGTGCTGGTAGAGGCCGATTATCGCATGAAACTGGTCGGGATCGGACTGGAACCCGGTGTCCTGGGCGTGACGAACTATTTGGACGCGATACGTGTCGCTCCGGGCGAAAGCGCCCCCCCGCTAGAGGTCTTGCGCTGGTGGTTTGCCGTGAATTATCAAAAAGTGGTGCGGTCGGTGGATGGACAGGCTTTTGCCATTCGCGGTCAGGGGGTGCAGGTCCTCAGCGAGAATGAACTGTTGGACCCGGACGGCACGCGCCAGCACACGGGAAACGCCACCGACCAAAACCGCCAATTCACCAGCAGTTTTACCGCCAAATTTGAGCAACTCGCCCAAAAGTATCCCGTGTATGCCGATTTGCGAAATTTGTTTGACCTGGCGCTATTGGGGGCGATTGTGCAGCAACACGACCTGGACCAGCGGGCGGAGTGGCATATGACCTGCTTTGGCGCGGAGGGTTCCTATCAACCACAACGCGATGTGGCCCCCGCGTGGGTGGAATCCGTGGTGAATCACCGCGTGGTCAATAAGAAGCAAGTCATTGTGGGAATTAGCGGCGGGGTGCGGGTCGATCTCGCCAAGCTAGCTGATCCGGACAATCTCTTTACCGAGACCAAGGGCTTTTTGCACAATGAGCACAAATACCATGGCCACACCCGCCCCCAAGCGGCGGCGTCGTGGTGGTGGGACTAG
- the ispE gene encoding 4-(cytidine 5'-diphospho)-2-C-methyl-D-erythritol kinase — protein MDLNYWWVHTPAKINITLEVLGKRADGYHGIRSLMLPIALYDTLRLDIPPRLANENNSQLQLDCYWSEQFFTGRKLDCYDTKTSDSSLPGRESLPTDHHNLVYRAVELLRKKTGFLQDLRLTLCKRIPTQAGLGGGSSDAAAALVLVNQACRLGLDCRTLQEWGAEIGSDVPFFISPEPAVVEGRGEKKVSISGVPRLHWILIKPRVALSTAAVYRRFELMAGEPRATVDFTSAATAALLTGDVCLLGKNMHNDLESAAHVLAAEIGTIKDELRQAGCMTQLMSGSGSSFFGLARSARHARKIAGRLQARGLGQVWALQN, from the coding sequence ATGGATTTGAACTATTGGTGGGTGCACACCCCGGCGAAGATAAATATCACACTAGAAGTTTTGGGTAAAAGAGCCGATGGCTATCATGGCATTCGCAGCTTAATGTTGCCGATTGCTCTTTATGACACACTCCGGTTGGACATCCCCCCCCGATTGGCAAATGAGAACAATTCTCAATTGCAGTTGGATTGTTATTGGTCGGAGCAATTCTTTACGGGGCGAAAATTGGATTGTTACGACACGAAAACAAGCGATTCATCACTGCCGGGAAGAGAAAGCTTACCCACGGATCATCATAATTTGGTTTACCGCGCGGTGGAGTTATTGCGAAAAAAAACCGGTTTTTTGCAGGATTTGCGGTTAACGCTATGTAAGCGCATCCCCACCCAGGCGGGTCTGGGGGGTGGTTCGAGCGATGCCGCCGCGGCGCTCGTGTTGGTGAACCAGGCCTGCCGGTTAGGGCTGGATTGCCGGACATTGCAGGAATGGGGGGCGGAAATTGGAAGCGATGTGCCGTTTTTTATTAGTCCCGAACCGGCGGTGGTGGAAGGACGCGGAGAAAAAAAGGTTTCCATTTCTGGCGTTCCTCGGTTACATTGGATTTTGATTAAGCCGCGTGTGGCATTATCCACCGCGGCCGTTTATCGGCGGTTTGAATTGATGGCGGGTGAACCGCGGGCGACAGTCGATTTTACCTCGGCGGCGACCGCGGCGCTCTTAACCGGTGATGTGTGCTTATTAGGCAAGAATATGCACAATGATCTGGAATCGGCGGCGCACGTATTGGCAGCAGAGATTGGCACAATCAAAGATGAATTGCGGCAGGCGGGTTGCATGACCCAATTGATGAGTGGCAGCGGTTCAAGTTTTTTTGGTCTGGCACGTTCGGCTCGTCACGCCAGGAAGATTGCGGGACGATTGCAAGCCCGTGGCTTGGGTCAGGTCTGGGCATTGCAGAACTGA